A single genomic interval of Plantibacter sp. Leaf314 harbors:
- the fabG gene encoding 3-oxoacyl-ACP reductase FabG yields the protein MTAPRTVLVTGGNRGIGFAIAEEFVAQGHRVAVTARSGEGPAGTLTVRADVTDAASVDAAFTEIEAQLGPVEVLVANAGITKDTLLMRMTEEDFDRVVDTNLGGSFRVVKRASKGMLKARFGRIVLISSVVGLYGSAGQVNYAASKSGLVGMARSITRELGARGITANVIAPGFIETDMTAELPAETQAEYKKSIPAARFASANEVAKVVTWIAGDDAGYISGAVIPVDGGLGMGH from the coding sequence ATGACCGCACCACGCACCGTCCTCGTCACCGGAGGCAACCGGGGGATCGGCTTCGCCATCGCCGAGGAGTTCGTCGCGCAGGGTCACCGGGTGGCCGTGACCGCGCGGTCGGGCGAGGGACCGGCCGGCACGCTGACGGTCCGCGCGGACGTCACGGACGCCGCCTCGGTGGACGCGGCCTTCACCGAGATCGAAGCCCAGCTCGGTCCCGTCGAGGTGCTCGTGGCCAATGCGGGCATCACGAAGGACACCCTGCTCATGCGGATGACCGAGGAGGACTTCGACCGGGTGGTCGACACGAACCTGGGTGGTTCCTTCCGGGTCGTCAAGCGAGCGTCGAAAGGCATGCTCAAGGCGCGGTTCGGGCGCATCGTGCTCATCTCGAGTGTCGTCGGCCTCTACGGTTCCGCCGGCCAGGTCAATTACGCCGCCTCGAAGAGCGGCCTCGTCGGCATGGCGCGCTCCATCACCCGTGAACTCGGTGCACGCGGGATCACGGCGAACGTCATCGCGCCCGGCTTCATCGAGACGGACATGACCGCCGAGCTGCCGGCCGAGACGCAGGCCGAGTACAAGAAGAGCATCCCCGCCGCCCGGTTCGCGAGCGCGAACGAGGTCGCCAAGGTCGTCACCTGGATCGCCGGCGATGACGCCGGGTACATCTCCGGGGCGGTCATCCCGGTCGACGGTGGCCTCGGCATGGGGCACTAA
- a CDS encoding DUF3099 domain-containing protein yields MKQQSITSLPPAPDQERRQRLIKYSITMGVRLLCLAALPFVQGGWMFVVAAGAIFLPYIAVIIANAGSLPSQGEIERPSGVVVSQRPNIVDDSVPPRPADQA; encoded by the coding sequence ATGAAGCAGCAGAGCATCACCTCACTCCCACCGGCGCCCGATCAGGAACGCCGGCAGCGGCTCATCAAGTACTCGATCACCATGGGTGTCCGGTTGCTTTGCCTCGCCGCGCTCCCATTCGTGCAGGGCGGTTGGATGTTCGTGGTCGCGGCCGGCGCCATCTTCCTCCCGTACATCGCCGTGATCATCGCGAACGCCGGTTCGCTGCCGTCGCAGGGCGAGATCGAACGCCCCAGTGGTGTCGTGGTGTCCCAGCGGCCGAACATCGTCGACGACTCCGTCCCTCCCCGCCCGGCCGACCAGGCATGA